Genomic window (Candidatus Methylomirabilota bacterium):
CGCTCGATCCCGGCGGCTCGGTGGCGATGTACGGGGGCAGCCAGTCGTGGATCCAGCCGAGCGTGGAATACCGGGGCAGCATCGGTCGGCTCACCTACTTCGTGGCCGCGGACTACCTGCAGAACAGCATCGGCATCTCGTCGGCCACGCCGGGCCGCGCGATCCACGACGACACCCGGCAGGGCCACGCCTTCGCCTACCTCGAGTACCTGAAGGACGCCACCAGAAAGCTGACCGGCATCTTCGGCAGCTTCGTGGGCCACTTCCAGATCCCCAATCGTCCCGGCGTCCCGACCGAGTTCACGGTCAACGGCGTCTCCGATTTCGACTCCACGAAGATCGACGAGACCCAGCTCGAGCAGAACTACTTCGGGGTCGTCTCCGCCTTCAAGACCCTGGGCGACGCGAGCCTGCAGGCCGCCCTCTTCACGCGCTACAGCACGATGGCGTTCCGGCCCGACCGGCTCGCCGACGTGATGTTCAACGGCATCGCCCAGCGGGTGAACCGTAGCAGCATCGCCAGCGGCCTGCAGCTCGACGGGACCTACACGCTGACCCCGACCCACACCCTGCACGCGGGCGCCTACCTGGCTGCGGAGCAGACCAGCGTGCAGTCCACGTCGGACGTGCTGCCCGCGGTGGACGGCGTGCCCACCTCCGACCAGCCGTTCACGATCTTCGACAGCCGCGGCAAGATCGGCTACACCTACAGCGTCTACCTGCAGGACGCCTGGCGGGTCCTCCCGACCGTCACCATCAACGGCGGCGTGCGGCTGGACGGCATCGCCGCGTTCACCAGCGAGCACCAGTGGAGCCCGCGTCTGAACGTGGTGTGGGAGGCCACGCCCACCACCACGGTGCACGCCGGGTACGCCCGCTACTTCACGCCCCCGCGCCAGGAGTTCGTGCCGACCTCCACGGTGAGCCGTTTCGGGGGCACCACCGCAGAATCGACGGTGCCGATCAACAACCCGGTGCGGGCCGAGCGGGCCCACTACGTCGACGCGGGCGTCACCCAGCAGATCATCCCGGGCGTGCGGGTCGGGCTCGACGCCTACTACAAGAACTCGCTCTACCACCTGGACGAGGGCCAGTTCGGGGCGCCGACCTTCCTGACCCCGTTCAACTACCACCGCGCGAGCAACGTGGGGATCGAGCTGACCGCGTCCGTCGCGCTGGGGGACTTCAGCGCCTACGGCAACCTGGCCGCCGCGCAGCAGGTGGCCAAGGGCATCGTCACCGCCCAGGCCCTCTTCTCGCCCGACGACCTGGCCTACATCCACGATCACTACATCGTCACCGACCACAGCCAGCTCATCACCGCGTCGGCCGGGCTCAGCTATCTCTTCTGGAAGCGCACCCGCGTGAGCCTGGACCTGATCGTGGGCAGCGGGCTGCGCCGCACCGTGCGCAATCCCAACGACTCGAGCAACCCGCCCTACCAGCAGCTCGACCTCGGCATCAGCCACCGCTTCGAGCTGCCCGCCTTCGGCAAGATGGAGGCGCGCTTCGACGTGATCAACCTGCTCGGGCAGGACTACGTGCTGCGCAACGGCACCGGGGTCGGCATCTTCGCCACCCAGTTCGGCCCCCCGCGCGGGTTCTTCGGCGGGCTGAAGAAGGAGTTCTGAGCGCAGATGGCTGGCCCACCGTGAAACCGGCCCGCTCCAGCTCTGCGAACAGCGCGACATTCCGACAATGCCGCCGGCAGCAACGACCGCTGGCACCTGCCAGGTCGACGCTGACAGGCACGAGGGCAAAGGTTGACGTTGTACCTCGCACGTGCCCACCGGCTTC
Coding sequences:
- a CDS encoding TonB-dependent receptor, whose amino-acid sequence is MRSSLRSAVALVLLAVSAVPSPAAPPAGVVAGVALDAQARPVPGVRLRLETAAGEVVTTTTSAERGEFRFDGVRAGTYAVVGEHEGFEPATRLVTVTEAEGAAADLVLTASVVALEPIQVIARRLEEERIKIQPGIGASTYELTNRAIEAQPGGENNSLSRVLLQAPGVSQDSSSAGSIHVREQMGNIQYRLNGIVLPEGATLFGAGGGLSPRLASSITLLTGALPAEFGLRTTGIFDIQTRSGALDPGGSVAMYGGSQSWIQPSVEYRGSIGRLTYFVAADYLQNSIGISSATPGRAIHDDTRQGHAFAYLEYLKDATRKLTGIFGSFVGHFQIPNRPGVPTEFTVNGVSDFDSTKIDETQLEQNYFGVVSAFKTLGDASLQAALFTRYSTMAFRPDRLADVMFNGIAQRVNRSSIASGLQLDGTYTLTPTHTLHAGAYLAAEQTSVQSTSDVLPAVDGVPTSDQPFTIFDSRGKIGYTYSVYLQDAWRVLPTVTINGGVRLDGIAAFTSEHQWSPRLNVVWEATPTTTVHAGYARYFTPPRQEFVPTSTVSRFGGTTAESTVPINNPVRAERAHYVDAGVTQQIIPGVRVGLDAYYKNSLYHLDEGQFGAPTFLTPFNYHRASNVGIELTASVALGDFSAYGNLAAAQQVAKGIVTAQALFSPDDLAYIHDHYIVTDHSQLITASAGLSYLFWKRTRVSLDLIVGSGLRRTVRNPNDSSNPPYQQLDLGISHRFELPAFGKMEARFDVINLLGQDYVLRNGTGVGIFATQFGPPRGFFGGLKKEF